The region TTGGATGGTCAAGTAAACAAATTATGGAATACGTATATGCAACACCCAAGCTATGATGATTTTTGGAAAAAAATGATCCCATACAAACAAGAATTTGCAAAAATTGACATTCCTATTTTAACCATTACTGGGTATTATGATGACTCACAAAGAGGAGCAATGTATTATTTTAACGAGCATCATAAATATACTAAAAATGCAAATCATTATTTGTTAGTTGGTCCTTATGATCACTGGACTGCGCAAACCAAGCCAGAAGAAAGTCTAAGAAATCACAAACTAGACAAAGTTGCTTTACTGAATATTGAAGAAGATCTTCTTTATCAATGGTTTGATTATATTTTAAAAGGAAAAGAAAAACCTAATGTTTTAAAAGATAAAGTCAACTTTCAAGTAATGGGCACCAATACCTGGATGCATAAACCGAGTTTAAATGCTATGACAAATGACACTTTGCAGTTTCATTTAAGTGATCATATAACTAACGATTTTTACGCTTTAAAACCAAAATCAAATAATTCAGAGATTTCCATGTCTGTAGATTTTAAAGACAGAAAAACTATGAATAACACAGACTATTATCCATGGCCTCTAGAACGTAATCAAATCAATGTAAATGATGGGTTGATTTTTAAATCTGAAACCTTAAAAGAAGATGTTATCATCAATGGTTCATTTTCAGGGAATCTTGAGTTTTCAATCAATAAAAAAGATGTTGATTATTCTGTTATTCTTTATCAATTAACTCCAGAAGGCAACTACTTTCATTTAAGCTATTATATTGGTAGAGCTAGTTATGCTAAAGATCGAGAACAAAGAAATTTATTGATACCAAATCAAAAAACGCAAGTTTCTTTCAATAATTCGAAACTAATCAGTAAAAAATTAGAGAAAGGAAGTCGCATTGTAGTTGTGGTTAATGTTAATAAAAACAATAATGCTCAAATCAATTATGGTACTGGAAAGGATGTGAATATTGAAAGTATGAAAGATGCTGAAATTCCTTTGAACATCACTTTTACAGGAAATAGTTCTATTTCTTTACCTGTGTTTAAAATTTAGTATTAACTAGAAAAAAGCTTAAGTCTAAAATCGTTACATAAAAAAAAGTCTTAAGCTTTATTACCTTTATTGTTGCTCATATTTTCGATCACATTCAAAAATTCCTCTCTATAATTACTACTTATTGGAATTTCTTTTCCATCAATAATTACAGCATGTTTTTTTACAGTTTCTATATGTTTTAAAGCTATGATATAAGATCGATGAATTCTCATAAAATATTTTTTTGGAAGCAATTCTAGTACTTCAGATATTTTATAACGAGCCAAAATAGATCTATTTGTAGTTTTAAACGTCACATAATTACCATCGCTTTCAATATATTTAATATTATCAATAGACAATTGATGAAAATCTGACCCACTTTTTATAAAAACAGATTGGTTAGAAATAGTTTTAGAAATATTGGTAGTATCTATAATTTTGTTTTCAGAGCTGTTAATCAGCATCTCTTTTACTTTCATTACTGCTTGAATTAATCGATCAAATTCTATAGGTTTCAGTAAGTAATCAATAGCATTTAATTCGTAGCTTTTTAAAGCATATTCAGAGTAAGCAGTTGTAAAAATAATTAGAGGCGGTTTTTTTAGAAACTTTGGAAAACTAATGCCTGATAATTTGGGCATATTAATATCTAATAAAATAAAATCAATCGGATTTTTTTGCAAATAATCGAGGGCTTCTAATGGGTCTCTAAAAGAATTCTTCACGTCAACAAAAGGGATGTTACTTAAATGAAATTTAAGAACATCAATAGCTGCGGGCTCATCATCTATTATTACACAATTCATATAATTTGCTAATCGAGTTGTAGATTGAGTAAAGATATAAAATATCCTTTTTCTTCTTTGGTTTCTAGAGTATACGCCTTAGGATAAAGAATAGAAAGCCTTTTTTTTAGATTATCTAGTCCAAATCCAGATGATTCATCATTCAAACCATAAGTCCCTTGTCTGATAGTATTACCTACCTTAAACGTTAACCTATTATGCGTAACTTTTAATGAGATATCTATGATTGATTTTGATTTGGGATCAATTCCATGTTTTATTGCATTTTCAACAAACGGAATGAGTAACATTGGACTTATTTTAGGTGTACTAACTTCCCCTTGAATATCAAAATTTATATACACTTCATCTTCTTCTGCTATTCGTAATTGATACACCTGAATGAAGTTTTTAAGGTGGTGAATTTCTTTTTCGAGAGATACTTTATCCGAATTGGTTTCATAGACCATATAACGCATTAATTCTGCTAATTTAGCAATGCCATCAGCTAATTCCGGAACATTATGCTTTAAAGATTTGGCATAGAAACTATTTAAAACATTAAATAAAAAATGAGGATTAATTTTTGATTTTAAAAAAGCCATTTCTGTAGAAAGCTTTTCTTCTAATAATACCCTTTTCAGTTTCTCATTATGAATCCAATATTTAATTAATGAATAGGATAAAGCAACTAAAAGTATAAAAAAACTAATTACGGCGTTGTATATTAAATGTACAGTAAAAGACTCATTTTCAGAGGAAAAAAAAGAGGCTAAATAGCTAAAATCAATGCTGCTTTCTAAAAAGTTAATGAAAATAAATCCACCTAATACGGAAAGAACTAATAACTTTATTTTTTTTAAACGTAAAAACTTTGGAACTAAATAAAAGGCAGTCCCATAAAATATAATTTGATTGATTATGGTACCAAAACCAATAGCAACCCAATATGGGCCTTGGTCTTTTCTAAAATCACCAATAGTAGATGTGTAATTTAAAATTAAAAAGTAACCAATTGCCC is a window of Polaribacter litorisediminis DNA encoding:
- a CDS encoding LytR/AlgR family response regulator transcription factor, with amino-acid sequence MNCVIIDDEPAAIDVLKFHLSNIPFVDVKNSFRDPLEALDYLQKNPIDFILLDINMPKLSGISFPKFLKKPPLIIFTTAYSEYALKSYELNAIDYLLKPIEFDRLIQAVMKVKEMLINSSENKIIDTTNISKTISNQSVFIKSGSDFHQLSIDNIKYIESDGNYVTFKTTNRSILARYKISEVLELLPKKYFMRIHRSYIIALKHIETVKKHAVIIDGKEIPISSNYREEFLNVIENMSNNKGNKA
- a CDS encoding sensor histidine kinase, which produces MKKFIEPIIHIFLWAIGYFLILNYTSTIGDFRKDQGPYWVAIGFGTIINQIIFYGTAFYLVPKFLRLKKIKLLVLSVLGGFIFINFLESSIDFSYLASFFSSENESFTVHLIYNAVISFFILLVALSYSLIKYWIHNEKLKRVLLEEKLSTEMAFLKSKINPHFLFNVLNSFYAKSLKHNVPELADGIAKLAELMRYMVYETNSDKVSLEKEIHHLKNFIQVYQLRIAEEDEVYINFDIQGEVSTPKISPMLLIPFVENAIKHGIDPKSKSIIDISLKVTHNRLTFKVGNTIRQGTYGLNDESSGFGLDNLKKRLSILYPKAYTLETKEEKGYFISLLNLQLD